From the genome of Streptococcus lutetiensis, one region includes:
- the mreC gene encoding rod shape-determining protein MreC: MKKLRISRLVFFAVLILLVLCLSLAFLFKNEGIVSSVTSPIRSVVARVDSIVSAPFRALDSLNEDVHDLFDTYSENKKLKKKVAELENQSEVIDSLKFENDQLNSAINASSPIATQFSAIGKVIVRSPVSWYDSLTVKLGKNNNVAKNMLALSNGGLIGVVTDVSSTTSSIALLANGSDFSIPVKISTASGDVFGILESYDSDKKCFVVSNLNSSIDIDKNDSVVTSGLDGDTVANIAVGSVSSVKNSSDNLERVVYVTPAADFSDISYVTIIGD, translated from the coding sequence TTGAAAAAATTAAGAATCTCTCGTCTCGTTTTCTTCGCTGTGTTGATTTTATTGGTTCTCTGTCTTTCTTTGGCATTTCTTTTTAAGAATGAGGGAATTGTTTCTAGTGTAACTTCTCCAATTCGGAGTGTTGTTGCAAGAGTGGATTCTATTGTTTCCGCTCCCTTTAGAGCTTTAGATTCTCTTAATGAGGATGTTCACGATCTTTTTGATACTTATTCTGAAAATAAAAAATTGAAGAAAAAAGTAGCAGAGCTTGAAAATCAAAGTGAAGTGATTGATTCTTTAAAATTTGAAAATGATCAATTAAATAGTGCTATTAATGCATCATCACCTATTGCTACTCAGTTTTCTGCTATAGGAAAGGTAATTGTTAGAAGTCCAGTTTCTTGGTATGATTCTTTGACTGTTAAGCTAGGAAAGAATAATAATGTTGCTAAAAATATGCTTGCTTTGTCAAATGGTGGACTCATTGGTGTTGTCACTGATGTTTCTTCAACCACTTCAAGTATTGCACTTTTAGCAAATGGTTCTGATTTTAGTATACCTGTTAAAATTTCAACTGCATCAGGTGATGTTTTTGGAATTTTAGAATCTTATGATTCAGATAAGAAATGTTTTGTTGTTTCAAATCTTAATTCTTCTATTGACATTGATAAGAATGATAGTGTCGTGACAAGTGGACTTGATGGTGATACTGTTGCAAATATAGCTGTTGGTTCTGTTTCAAGTGTGAAGAATAGTTCAGATAATTTGGAACGTGTTGTATATGTAACACCTGCAGCAGATTTTTCTGATATCTCATATGTAACAATAATTGGTGATTAA
- the mreD gene encoding rod shape-determining protein MreD: MIKVAFFKNKYFLLFLLFLLMLIDGQLSYLMSSIFSYHVTISSHLLLLAIINFYHDRNKHFVLFSALILGILYDIYYLNRIGLVVFLLPVLIIFTNKITKSIFASNFQTLTYYIIILFLFEIVGESAAVLLGMTTLSIANFIAYSFAPTLIFNVLLYLIFQKLFKKVYFNA, encoded by the coding sequence GTGATTAAAGTGGCTTTTTTTAAGAATAAATACTTTTTACTTTTTCTGCTTTTTCTCTTGATGTTAATTGATGGTCAGCTTTCTTATTTAATGAGTTCTATCTTCTCATATCATGTGACAATTAGTAGTCATCTACTTTTGCTGGCAATTATTAATTTTTATCATGATAGAAATAAACACTTTGTATTATTTAGTGCATTAATATTAGGTATTCTTTATGATATTTATTATTTGAATCGAATTGGTTTGGTTGTTTTCTTACTACCAGTTTTAATAATCTTTACTAATAAGATTACTAAGAGTATTTTTGCAAGTAATTTTCAAACATTAACCTACTATATTATTATTTTGTTTTTGTTTGAAATTGTTGGAGAATCCGCAGCTGTTTTATTAGGAATGACAACGTTATCAATAGCTAATTTTATAGCATATAGTTTCGCACCTACACTTATTTTTAACGTTTTGTTGTATTTGATATTCCAGAAATTGTTTAAAAAAGTATATTTCAACGCTTAG
- a CDS encoding PcsB-like coiled-coil domain-containing protein produces the protein MKKRILSAVLVSGVTLGTAAVTVNADDYDTQIAAQDAVISNLTSEQAAAQSKIDTIQSQVSSLQSQQADLEAQNAQLEAESQKLSEEIQALSSKIVARNETLKNQARNAQKNASATSYINTILNSKSVSDAINRVQAIREVVAANKKMLDEQEADKAAIEQKQAENQEAINTVAANKATIEQNQAALATQQAELQAAQLDLSAQLATAEDERANLVAQKEAAEQAAAEAAAAQAAAEAQAQAEAQAQAESVAQAQAAVQNGTATTDTTTDTSDQDSSAAAPAQQASTPAQAAPAQQASTPAQSAPAQQVSTPAQSAPAQQASTPAQSAPAQTASKPAASTSSSAKPSSVTPTTNTAGNTYPVGQCTWGVKSLASWVGNYWGNANQWIASAQAAGHSVGTTPQAGAVAVWPYDGGGYGHVAYVTAVQSSTNIQVMEANYAGNSSIGNYRGWFNPTSSTWGGGTVYYIYQ, from the coding sequence ATGAAAAAAAGAATTTTATCAGCTGTTCTTGTCAGTGGTGTAACACTGGGGACAGCGGCCGTAACTGTAAATGCGGACGATTATGATACACAAATTGCTGCGCAGGATGCTGTTATCAGCAACCTAACTTCTGAACAAGCTGCAGCTCAAAGTAAGATTGATACTATTCAAAGTCAAGTGTCTTCTCTTCAATCACAACAAGCTGATTTGGAAGCACAAAATGCTCAACTTGAAGCTGAATCTCAAAAATTGAGTGAAGAAATTCAAGCTCTTTCGAGCAAAATTGTTGCTCGTAACGAAACTTTGAAAAACCAAGCTCGTAACGCACAAAAAAATGCTTCAGCTACAAGCTACATTAACACAATCTTGAACTCTAAATCAGTTTCTGATGCTATTAACCGTGTTCAAGCAATTCGTGAAGTAGTTGCTGCAAACAAGAAAATGCTTGATGAACAAGAAGCAGATAAAGCTGCAATTGAACAAAAACAAGCTGAAAACCAAGAAGCTATCAATACTGTAGCTGCTAACAAAGCAACTATCGAACAAAACCAAGCTGCTTTGGCAACACAACAAGCTGAATTGCAAGCTGCCCAATTGGATCTTTCTGCTCAATTGGCAACTGCTGAAGATGAACGTGCTAACCTTGTAGCTCAAAAAGAAGCTGCTGAACAAGCTGCTGCTGAAGCTGCTGCAGCACAGGCTGCTGCTGAAGCACAAGCACAAGCAGAAGCACAAGCACAAGCAGAATCTGTAGCACAAGCACAAGCTGCTGTTCAAAATGGTACAGCAACAACTGATACAACTACAGATACTTCAGATCAGGATTCATCTGCTGCAGCACCAGCGCAACAAGCTTCAACTCCGGCTCAAGCTGCACCAGCACAACAAGCTTCAACTCCAGCTCAAAGTGCACCAGCACAACAAGTTTCAACTCCAGCTCAAAGTGCACCAGCACAACAAGCTTCAACTCCAGCTCAAAGTGCACCAGCACAAACTGCTTCTAAACCAGCTGCTTCAACTTCATCATCAGCTAAACCATCTTCAGTAACACCAACTACTAACACAGCAGGTAACACTTACCCAGTAGGTCAATGTACTTGGGGTGTTAAATCACTTGCTTCATGGGTTGGTAACTATTGGGGTAATGCTAACCAATGGATTGCTAGCGCACAAGCTGCCGGTCACTCTGTAGGTACTACACCACAAGCTGGTGCAGTAGCTGTATGGCCGTACGATGGTGGTGGTTATGGACACGTTGCATACGTAACAGCTGTTCAAAGCTCAACTAACATCCAAGTTATGGAAGCTAACTATGCTGGTAACTCATCAATCGGTAACTACCGTGGATGGTTCAACCCTACTTCATCAACTTGGGGTGGCGGAACTGTCTACTACATCTACCAATAA
- a CDS encoding ribose-phosphate diphosphokinase, with translation MSYSDLKLFALSSNKELAEKVASAMGIQLGKSTVRQFSDGEIQVNIEESIRGDHVFILQSTSSPVNDNLMEILIMVDALKRASAEKISVVIPYYGYARQDRKARSREPITSKLVANMLEVAGVDRLLTVDLHAAQIQGFFDIPVDHLMGAPLIADYFDRHGLVGDDVVIVSPDHGGVTRARKLAQFLQTPIAIIDKRRSVTKMNTSEVMNIIGNVKGKKCILIDDMIDTAGTICHAADALAEAGATAVYASCTHPVLSGPALENIEKSAIQKLVVLDTIYLPEERLIDKIEQISIAELIAEAITRIHEKRPLSPLFEMGTANK, from the coding sequence ATGTCTTATTCTGATTTAAAATTGTTTGCCTTATCGTCAAACAAAGAATTAGCAGAAAAAGTAGCTTCAGCTATGGGAATTCAACTCGGAAAATCAACTGTTCGTCAATTTTCTGATGGTGAAATCCAAGTAAACATTGAAGAATCAATTCGCGGCGACCATGTCTTTATTTTGCAGTCAACTAGCTCACCAGTTAACGATAACTTGATGGAAATCTTGATTATGGTTGATGCTCTTAAACGTGCTAGTGCTGAAAAAATTAGTGTGGTTATTCCTTACTATGGTTATGCTCGTCAAGACCGTAAGGCTCGTTCACGTGAACCGATTACTTCTAAATTAGTCGCAAATATGCTTGAAGTAGCAGGAGTTGATCGTCTTTTGACTGTTGACTTGCATGCTGCACAAATTCAAGGCTTCTTTGATATTCCAGTTGATCACTTGATGGGTGCACCATTGATCGCTGATTACTTTGACCGTCACGGATTGGTTGGAGACGATGTTGTTATCGTTAGTCCTGACCACGGTGGTGTGACTCGTGCACGTAAATTGGCACAATTCCTCCAAACACCGATTGCTATCATTGATAAACGTCGTAGTGTTACAAAAATGAATACCAGTGAAGTTATGAACATCATTGGTAATGTTAAAGGTAAAAAATGTATCTTGATTGATGATATGATCGATACAGCAGGTACTATTTGTCACGCAGCAGACGCTCTTGCTGAAGCTGGAGCAACTGCGGTTTATGCGTCATGTACTCACCCAGTTCTTTCTGGCCCTGCTCTTGAAAATATCGAGAAATCAGCAATCCAAAAATTGGTTGTTTTGGATACTATCTATCTTCCAGAAGAACGTTTGATTGACAAGATTGAACAAATTTCAATCGCTGAATTAATTGCTGAAGCAATTACTCGTATTCACGAAAAACGTCCTTTGTCACCATTGTTTGAAATGGGAACAGCTAATAAATAA
- a CDS encoding pyridoxal phosphate-dependent aminotransferase → MSLTDRFNKNLNKIEVSLIRQFDQSISDVPGIMKLTLGEPDFTTPDHVKEASKAAIDANQSHYTGMAGLPALRQAAADFLKSKYHLSYNPDNEILVTIGATEALSATLTAILEPGDTVLLPAPAYPGYEPIVNLVGAEIVEIDTTANDFVLTPEMLEKAILEQGDKLKAVLLNYPTNPTGVTYSREQIKALADVLKKYDVFVVSDEVYSELTYSDEPHVSIAEYLPEQTILINGLSKSHAMTGWRIGMIFAPANFTAQLIKSHQYLVTAAATMAQFAAIEALSAGKDDALPMKAEYMKRRDYIIDKMSALGFKIIKPDGAFYIFAKIPASYEQDSFKFCQDFAREKAVAFIPGVAFGKYGEGYLRLSYAASMETITTAMDRLKEFMEEHAK, encoded by the coding sequence ATGAGTTTAACAGATCGTTTTAATAAAAATTTAAATAAGATTGAAGTGTCGTTGATTCGTCAATTTGATCAGTCTATCTCTGATGTGCCAGGTATTATGAAATTGACTCTTGGAGAGCCTGATTTTACGACACCTGATCATGTTAAAGAGGCATCAAAAGCTGCGATTGATGCCAATCAGTCTCACTATACTGGTATGGCAGGTTTACCTGCTCTTCGTCAAGCGGCTGCAGATTTTTTGAAGTCTAAGTATCATTTGTCTTATAATCCTGACAATGAAATTTTGGTTACAATTGGAGCAACGGAAGCTTTGTCAGCAACCTTAACGGCTATTTTGGAACCTGGAGATACAGTTCTTTTGCCAGCACCAGCTTATCCTGGTTATGAACCTATTGTTAATCTTGTAGGGGCTGAAATTGTTGAAATTGATACAACAGCTAATGATTTTGTTTTAACACCAGAAATGCTTGAAAAAGCTATTTTGGAACAAGGCGATAAACTAAAAGCCGTTTTGCTTAATTACCCAACTAATCCAACTGGGGTAACTTACTCACGCGAACAAATCAAAGCTTTGGCAGATGTACTTAAGAAATATGATGTTTTTGTGGTTTCAGATGAAGTTTATTCTGAGTTGACTTATAGTGATGAACCTCATGTATCAATTGCAGAATATCTTCCAGAACAAACGATTTTAATTAATGGTCTTTCTAAATCTCACGCTATGACTGGTTGGCGAATAGGTATGATTTTTGCACCAGCTAATTTTACAGCACAGTTGATTAAGAGTCACCAATACTTGGTTACAGCTGCTGCAACAATGGCGCAGTTTGCTGCGATTGAAGCTTTGTCAGCTGGTAAAGATGATGCTCTTCCAATGAAAGCAGAGTATATGAAACGTCGTGATTACATCATTGATAAGATGTCAGCACTTGGCTTTAAGATTATCAAACCAGATGGTGCCTTTTACATTTTTGCTAAGATTCCAGCTAGTTATGAACAAGATTCATTTAAATTTTGTCAAGATTTTGCGCGTGAAAAAGCTGTTGCTTTCATTCCAGGTGTGGCATTTGGTAAATATGGTGAAGGTTATCTTCGTTTGTCATATGCGGCAAGTATGGAAACAATCACAACAGCCATGGATCGTTTGAAAGAATTTATGGAAGAACATGCAAAATAA
- the recO gene encoding DNA repair protein RecO, producing the protein MQNKETYGLVLYNRNYREDDKLVKIFTETNGKHMFFVKHASKSRFNLAIQPLTVAKFILKINDTGLSFIEDYKEVDSFKKINADLFKLSYASYVTSLADAAVPDGVADPQLFAFLKKTLLLIEEGLDYEILTNIFEIQILERFGVSLNFHECAFCHRVGLPFDFSHKYSGLLCPEHYVKDEHRSHLDPNVLYLVDRFQAIQFDDLKTISVKPEMKRKLRLFIDDIYDNYVGLRLKSKKFIDDLGIWGNIMK; encoded by the coding sequence ATGCAAAATAAGGAAACTTACGGTCTTGTCCTCTATAATCGTAATTATCGTGAGGATGATAAGTTAGTTAAAATTTTTACCGAGACGAATGGGAAGCACATGTTTTTTGTGAAACACGCTAGTAAATCTCGTTTTAACTTAGCTATTCAACCATTGACGGTGGCTAAGTTTATTTTAAAAATCAATGATACTGGTTTATCTTTTATTGAGGATTACAAGGAAGTTGATTCTTTCAAGAAGATTAATGCGGATTTATTTAAGCTATCTTATGCGTCTTATGTGACGTCTCTAGCTGATGCTGCTGTACCAGATGGTGTTGCAGATCCGCAGTTATTTGCCTTTTTAAAGAAGACTCTTTTGTTGATAGAAGAGGGGCTTGATTACGAGATTTTGACTAATATTTTTGAAATTCAGATTTTAGAACGTTTTGGTGTTAGTCTTAATTTTCATGAGTGTGCTTTTTGTCACCGTGTGGGGCTTCCTTTTGATTTTTCTCACAAGTATTCTGGCTTGCTTTGTCCTGAACATTATGTGAAAGATGAGCATCGTAGTCATCTGGATCCGAATGTTCTTTATCTGGTGGATCGTTTTCAGGCGATTCAATTTGACGATTTGAAGACAATTTCTGTTAAGCCAGAGATGAAACGAAAATTACGTTTGTTTATTGATGATATTTATGACAATTATGTTGGTCTTCGATTGAAGAGTAAGAAATTCATCGATGATTTAGGGATTTGGGGAAATATTATGAAGTAA
- the plsX gene encoding phosphate acyltransferase PlsX — protein MKKIAIDAMGGDNAPKAIVEGVNRALAEFSDIEIQLYGDEAKIKEYLTATERVSVVHTDEKINSDDEPAKAIRRKKKASMVLGAQAVKEGTADAVISAGNTGALLAAGLFVVGRIKGIDRPGLMSTLPTLDGKGYDMLDLGANAENTPKHLHQYAILGSFYAKNVRGIDKPRVGLLNNGTEATKGDPLHKETYALLAEDDSLNFVGNVEARDLMNGVADVVVSDGFTGNAVLKTMEGTALNIMGSLKSSIKSGGWNAKLGALLLKDSLYSLKDTMDYSSAGGAVLFGLKAPVVKCHGSSDAQAVYYTIRQARKMLDTNVVGQLVEAFTPKD, from the coding sequence ATGAAGAAAATTGCTATTGATGCTATGGGCGGAGATAATGCTCCTAAAGCTATTGTTGAGGGAGTTAATCGTGCCTTGGCTGAATTCTCAGATATTGAGATTCAACTTTATGGAGATGAAGCAAAAATTAAGGAATATTTGACAGCAACAGAGCGTGTGTCAGTTGTTCATACAGATGAAAAAATTAATTCGGACGATGAGCCAGCAAAAGCGATTCGTCGTAAAAAGAAAGCTAGTATGGTACTTGGTGCTCAAGCCGTTAAGGAAGGAACAGCAGATGCTGTGATTTCTGCGGGTAATACAGGTGCTCTTTTGGCAGCAGGACTTTTTGTTGTTGGACGTATTAAAGGAATTGATCGTCCAGGTTTGATGTCTACTTTACCAACTCTTGATGGTAAAGGTTATGATATGTTAGACCTTGGTGCGAATGCTGAAAATACCCCTAAACACTTGCACCAATATGCTATTTTAGGGTCATTTTATGCTAAAAATGTTCGTGGTATTGATAAACCTCGAGTTGGTCTATTAAATAATGGGACAGAAGCTACTAAAGGTGATCCACTTCATAAAGAAACTTACGCTCTTTTGGCAGAAGATGATAGTCTAAACTTTGTTGGAAATGTTGAAGCGCGTGACTTAATGAATGGTGTTGCTGATGTTGTGGTATCAGATGGTTTCACAGGAAACGCTGTTCTTAAAACGATGGAAGGAACTGCTCTTAATATTATGGGAAGCTTGAAATCTTCTATTAAATCAGGTGGATGGAACGCTAAATTAGGAGCCCTTCTATTAAAAGATAGTTTGTATAGTCTAAAAGATACTATGGATTATTCAAGTGCAGGTGGTGCGGTTCTTTTTGGTCTTAAAGCACCTGTTGTGAAATGCCATGGTTCAAGTGATGCGCAAGCTGTTTACTATACTATTAGACAAGCTCGTAAGATGTTAGATACAAATGTTGTTGGTCAATTGGTTGAAGCATTCACACCAAAAGACTAA
- a CDS encoding acyl carrier protein, protein MTKEAIFKRISFIIKEQMNKPDMKITQTTSLHDDLGVDSIALMEFIINLEDEFHLEIPDEDVEDMKCMGEMMEYLYNRVN, encoded by the coding sequence ATGACAAAAGAGGCTATTTTTAAAAGGATTAGTTTCATCATTAAGGAGCAAATGAATAAACCAGATATGAAGATTACACAAACTACAAGTCTTCATGATGATTTGGGAGTTGATTCAATTGCTTTGATGGAATTCATCATTAATTTAGAAGACGAGTTTCATTTGGAAATCCCTGATGAAGATGTTGAAGACATGAAATGTATGGGAGAAATGATGGAATATCTCTATAACAGAGTAAATTAA